One Streptomyces drozdowiczii DNA segment encodes these proteins:
- a CDS encoding glycoside hydrolase family 9 protein — protein MLGVLAAAALCGGILSAPGAVAADGDPAPEQITNGDFSAGVAPWWSTANAPVAVVDGRLCADVPAGTANPWDAIIGQNDLPLVAGEAYTLTYTASSTVPLSIHTNVQMATDPYTADLSATDQIGVEAAVHTHVFTASADQDAAQVAFQVGGGANAATFCVDDVSLRGGAEPPVYEPDTGSPVRVNQVGYLPKGPKTGTLVTDASDPLPWALKAADGTTVASGATTPGGEDPTSRQNVHTFDFSSATATGDGFTIEADGQVSEPFSIRADLYDSLRSDSLAYFYQNRSGIAIDADLVGEEYARPAGHLGVAPNKGDTDVPCQAGVCDYRLDVRGGWYDAGDHGKYVVNGGIAVAELMDTYERTLTADGAESAELGDGALRVPEHGNDVPDILDEARWELEFLMRMQVPAGEPLAGMVHHKVHDANWTGIPMRPELDPEQRELHPPTTAATLNLAATAAQCARLYAPFDAEFAARCRTAAETAWAAAKAHPDVLASPADGVGGGTYEDNDVSDEFYWAAAELFTTTGKDAYRQALLGSPVHGDVDVAFPADGGMWWGGTAGLGVLTLATVPNDLTAAQLADVRNVVTTAADRYEAQTEDQLYGVPYAPKDLNYAWGSNSQVLNNMIVLATAADLTGRTGYRDAVLRGADYLFGRNPLNQSYVTGYGERYSQNQHHRFWAHESDPSLPHPPAGSLAGGPNLTAPASGDPEAASKLKGCAAAMCYLDDNGSYATNEVAINWNAPLAYIASYLDDAGDATGPERACAVTYSSHPWNTGSTTTVTVKNTGSKAVTPWSLTWLLPGDQKLSHTWSAEIDQYGRTVTAAPLSWNRTLAPGASIDFGFNSSRTGPAADPGTVKLNGRACTAG, from the coding sequence GTGCTCGGTGTGCTGGCCGCTGCCGCGCTCTGTGGCGGCATTCTCAGCGCGCCCGGTGCCGTCGCCGCCGACGGCGACCCCGCTCCGGAGCAGATCACCAATGGTGACTTCTCCGCGGGGGTCGCGCCCTGGTGGTCGACGGCCAACGCGCCGGTCGCCGTGGTGGACGGGCGGCTGTGTGCCGACGTGCCGGCGGGGACCGCCAACCCGTGGGACGCGATCATCGGGCAGAACGACCTCCCGCTCGTCGCGGGGGAGGCGTACACCCTGACGTACACGGCGAGTTCGACCGTACCGCTGTCCATTCACACGAACGTGCAGATGGCGACCGACCCGTACACCGCCGACCTGTCCGCGACCGATCAGATCGGGGTCGAGGCGGCCGTCCACACGCACGTCTTCACCGCGTCCGCCGACCAGGACGCCGCGCAGGTGGCCTTCCAGGTCGGCGGGGGCGCGAACGCGGCCACCTTCTGCGTGGACGACGTGTCGCTGCGCGGGGGCGCCGAGCCGCCCGTCTACGAGCCGGACACCGGGTCGCCCGTGCGCGTCAACCAGGTCGGCTATCTCCCCAAGGGGCCGAAGACCGGCACCCTGGTCACCGACGCCTCCGACCCGCTCCCGTGGGCGCTGAAGGCGGCCGACGGGACGACCGTCGCGAGCGGGGCGACCACGCCCGGCGGCGAGGACCCGACCTCGCGGCAGAACGTGCACACCTTCGACTTCAGCTCCGCCACCGCCACCGGCGACGGTTTCACGATCGAGGCGGACGGGCAGGTCAGCGAGCCCTTCTCGATCCGGGCGGACCTCTACGACAGCCTCCGGTCCGACTCGCTCGCGTACTTCTACCAGAACCGCAGCGGCATCGCGATCGACGCGGACCTGGTCGGCGAGGAGTACGCGCGCCCGGCCGGGCACCTCGGGGTGGCCCCGAACAAGGGCGACACGGACGTGCCCTGCCAGGCGGGCGTCTGCGACTACCGGCTCGACGTGCGCGGCGGCTGGTACGACGCCGGGGACCACGGCAAGTACGTGGTGAACGGCGGCATCGCGGTCGCCGAGCTGATGGACACCTACGAGCGCACGCTGACCGCCGACGGCGCCGAGTCCGCCGAGCTGGGCGACGGCGCGCTGCGGGTGCCCGAGCACGGCAACGACGTGCCGGACATCCTGGACGAGGCGCGCTGGGAGCTGGAGTTCCTGATGCGCATGCAGGTCCCGGCGGGCGAGCCGCTGGCCGGCATGGTCCACCACAAGGTGCACGACGCCAACTGGACCGGCATCCCGATGCGCCCCGAACTCGACCCCGAGCAGCGCGAACTGCACCCGCCGACGACCGCCGCGACCCTGAACCTCGCCGCGACGGCCGCCCAGTGCGCCCGGCTGTACGCCCCGTTCGACGCGGAGTTCGCCGCCCGGTGCCGTACCGCCGCCGAGACGGCGTGGGCCGCCGCGAAGGCGCACCCGGACGTGCTCGCCAGCCCGGCGGACGGCGTCGGGGGCGGGACGTACGAGGACAACGATGTGAGCGACGAGTTCTACTGGGCCGCAGCCGAGCTGTTCACCACGACCGGTAAGGACGCCTACCGCCAGGCGCTGCTCGGATCGCCGGTCCACGGTGACGTGGACGTCGCCTTCCCCGCCGACGGCGGGATGTGGTGGGGCGGCACCGCCGGGCTCGGCGTGCTGACCCTGGCCACGGTCCCGAACGACCTGACGGCCGCCCAGCTCGCGGACGTACGGAACGTCGTGACGACCGCCGCCGACCGGTACGAGGCGCAGACCGAGGACCAGCTGTACGGCGTGCCGTACGCGCCCAAGGACCTGAACTACGCCTGGGGTTCGAACAGCCAGGTCCTGAACAACATGATCGTGCTGGCGACCGCCGCCGACCTCACCGGTAGGACCGGTTACCGGGACGCGGTCCTGCGCGGCGCGGACTACCTCTTCGGGCGCAACCCGCTCAACCAGTCGTACGTCACCGGCTACGGCGAGCGGTACTCGCAGAACCAGCACCACCGGTTCTGGGCGCACGAGTCCGACCCGTCCCTGCCGCACCCGCCGGCCGGGTCCCTCGCGGGCGGGCCCAACCTCACCGCCCCGGCCTCGGGCGACCCGGAGGCCGCGTCGAAGCTCAAGGGGTGCGCCGCCGCGATGTGCTACCTGGACGACAACGGCTCGTACGCCACCAACGAGGTCGCGATCAACTGGAACGCCCCGCTGGCCTACATCGCCTCCTACCTGGACGACGCGGGCGACGCCACGGGCCCGGAGCGGGCCTGCGCGGTGACGTACTCCTCGCACCCGTGGAACACCGGCTCGACCACCACGGTCACGGTGAAGAACACGGGTAGCAAGGCCGTCACCCCGTGGTCGCTGACCTGGCTGCTGCCCGGTGACCAGAAGCTCAGCCACACCTGGAGCGCCGAAATCGACCAGTACGGAAGGACGGTGACGGCCGCGCCGCTGTCCTGGAACCGGACGCTCGCCCCCGGGGCCTCGATCGACTTCGGGTTCAACAGCAGCCGCACGGGCCCGGCAGCCGACCCGGGCACCGTGAAGCTGAACGGGCGGGCCTGCACGGCCGGTTGA
- a CDS encoding heavy metal translocating P-type ATPase, whose product MSAPTAHTAQSAEAEAEVELTIGGMTCASCAARIEKKLNRMDGVTATVNYATEKAHVTYDGAAASVQDLVATVERTGYTAHEPAPPARTTEDAAVPAPQEADTLRQRLITAVLLAVPVIAMSMIPALQFDNWQWLALTLTAPVVTYAGWPFHRAAWTNARHGAATMDTLISLGTSAAFLWSLWALFFGTAGMTGMTHPFELTIGRSDGAGNIYLEAAAGVTAFILAGRYFEARSKRKAGAALKALLELGAKEVTVLRDGREVTVDTADLHVGDRFLVRPGEKIATDGTVVEGSSAVDASMLTGESVPVEVAAGDTVTGATLNAGGRLVVEATRVGADTQLARMAKLVEDAQNGKAAAQRLADRISAVFVPVVIALALGTLGFWLADGAGITAAFTAAVAVLIIACPCALGLATPTALMVGTGRGAQLGILIKGPEVLESTRRVDTIVLDKTGTVTTGRMTLQAVHTAPGTTESDALRLAGSLEHASEHPIAQAVATGAAERTGAALPTPEDFANVPGLGVQGVVDGHAVLVGREQLLAEWEIRLPADLAARKAEAEAAGRTAITVAWDGEARAVFEVADAVKDTSAEAITRLRRLGLTPILLTGDNRAVAESVAAEVGIDEVYAEVMPQDKVDVVKRLQAEGRSVAMVGDGVNDAAALAQADLGLAMGTGTDAAIEAGDLTLVRGDLRAAPDAIRLARRTLSTIRTNLFWAFAYNVAALPLAAAGLLNPMIAGAAMAFSSVFVVGNSLRLRGFKPTPSATPSPSSTPSPSATPSPSGV is encoded by the coding sequence GTGTCAGCACCCACAGCGCACACCGCGCAATCCGCAGAGGCCGAGGCCGAGGTCGAACTGACCATCGGCGGCATGACCTGCGCCTCCTGCGCGGCCCGTATCGAGAAGAAGCTCAACCGGATGGACGGCGTCACGGCCACCGTGAACTACGCCACGGAGAAGGCGCACGTCACCTACGACGGCGCCGCCGCCTCCGTACAGGACCTCGTCGCCACGGTCGAGAGGACCGGCTACACCGCACACGAACCCGCACCCCCGGCGCGTACGACGGAAGACGCGGCCGTACCCGCCCCGCAGGAGGCCGACACCCTGCGGCAGCGACTGATCACGGCCGTACTCCTCGCCGTGCCGGTGATCGCGATGTCGATGATTCCGGCGCTCCAGTTCGACAACTGGCAGTGGCTGGCCCTCACCCTCACCGCGCCCGTCGTCACGTACGCGGGCTGGCCGTTCCACCGCGCCGCATGGACGAACGCGCGGCACGGCGCGGCGACGATGGACACGCTCATCTCGCTCGGCACGTCCGCCGCGTTCCTCTGGTCGCTGTGGGCGCTGTTCTTCGGCACCGCCGGGATGACCGGCATGACGCACCCCTTCGAGCTGACCATCGGCCGCAGCGACGGCGCGGGGAACATCTATCTGGAGGCGGCGGCCGGCGTCACCGCGTTCATCCTCGCCGGGCGCTACTTCGAGGCCCGGTCGAAGCGGAAGGCGGGCGCCGCGCTGAAGGCGCTCCTCGAACTGGGCGCCAAGGAGGTCACCGTCCTGCGCGACGGCCGCGAGGTGACCGTGGACACGGCGGACCTCCACGTCGGTGACCGCTTCCTCGTGCGCCCCGGCGAGAAGATCGCCACGGACGGCACGGTGGTCGAGGGCTCCTCGGCGGTGGACGCGTCCATGCTCACCGGCGAGTCCGTCCCGGTCGAGGTCGCCGCCGGCGACACGGTGACCGGCGCGACGCTCAACGCGGGCGGCCGCCTCGTGGTCGAGGCGACCCGCGTCGGCGCGGACACGCAGCTGGCCCGGATGGCGAAGCTGGTCGAGGACGCGCAGAACGGCAAGGCGGCGGCGCAGCGCCTCGCGGACCGGATCTCGGCGGTCTTCGTCCCCGTGGTCATCGCGCTCGCGCTCGGCACGCTGGGCTTCTGGCTGGCGGACGGCGCGGGGATCACGGCCGCGTTCACGGCGGCGGTGGCCGTCCTGATCATCGCCTGCCCCTGCGCCCTCGGCCTCGCCACGCCCACCGCGCTGATGGTCGGCACCGGGCGCGGCGCCCAGCTCGGCATCCTCATCAAGGGCCCCGAGGTCCTGGAGTCCACCCGCCGGGTCGACACGATCGTCCTGGACAAGACGGGCACGGTGACGACGGGCCGGATGACCCTCCAGGCCGTCCACACCGCCCCCGGAACCACCGAGTCCGACGCCCTCCGCCTCGCCGGTTCCCTGGAACACGCCTCCGAACACCCCATCGCCCAGGCGGTGGCGACCGGAGCCGCGGAACGTACGGGCGCCGCTCTTCCCACCCCGGAGGACTTCGCAAACGTCCCCGGCCTGGGTGTGCAGGGCGTGGTCGACGGCCACGCGGTCCTCGTCGGCCGCGAACAGCTCCTCGCGGAGTGGGAGATACGGCTCCCGGCGGACCTGGCCGCCCGCAAGGCCGAGGCGGAGGCCGCCGGCCGCACGGCGATCACGGTCGCCTGGGACGGCGAGGCGCGCGCGGTGTTCGAGGTGGCCGACGCGGTGAAGGACACCAGCGCGGAGGCGATCACCCGCCTGCGCCGCCTGGGCCTGACGCCCATCCTGCTGACCGGCGACAACCGGGCGGTGGCGGAGTCGGTCGCGGCCGAGGTCGGGATCGACGAGGTCTACGCGGAGGTCATGCCGCAGGACAAGGTGGACGTCGTCAAACGCCTCCAGGCGGAGGGCCGTTCGGTCGCGATGGTCGGTGACGGCGTGAACGACGCCGCCGCGCTGGCCCAGGCCGACCTGGGCCTCGCGATGGGCACCGGCACGGACGCGGCGATCGAGGCGGGCGACCTGACCCTGGTCCGCGGCGACCTCCGCGCGGCCCCGGACGCGATCCGCCTCGCGCGCCGGACCCTGAGCACGATCCGGACGAACCTGTTCTGGGCCTTCGCGTACAACGTGGCGGCGCTCCCTCTGGCCGCGGCGGGCCTGCTGAACCCGATGATCGCGGGCGCGGCGATGGCGTTCTCCTCGGTCTTCGTGGTCGGCAACTCGCTACGCCTACGCGGATTCAAACCCACCCCGTCCGCCACACCCAGCCCGTCCAGCACACCCAGCCCGTCCGCCACACCCAGCCCGTCCGGCGTTTGA
- a CDS encoding GNAT family N-acetyltransferase, producing the protein MTFVLVGPVLEGSRVRLEPLEHRHAEGLSLAGQENRSSYGYTWVPGPGEVEGYIDAQLGRAAAGKLAPYAQVDRGSGRVVGATAFWEPRCWLDDDSLTAVEVGFTWLAASAQGTGVNTESKYLLFRHAFEEWGVSRVDLKTDARNQRSWAAIQSVGATFEGVLRNWSPSWVPGEEGRLRDSAIFSITGEEWPGVRGRLEARMGAA; encoded by the coding sequence ATGACTTTCGTGCTGGTGGGGCCGGTTCTGGAAGGTTCTCGGGTGCGGCTCGAACCGCTGGAACACCGGCACGCGGAGGGGTTGTCGCTCGCGGGGCAGGAGAACCGGAGTTCGTACGGATACACCTGGGTGCCCGGGCCCGGGGAGGTCGAGGGGTATATCGACGCCCAGTTGGGGCGGGCCGCCGCGGGGAAGCTGGCGCCCTACGCGCAGGTGGACCGGGGGTCCGGACGGGTCGTCGGGGCCACGGCCTTCTGGGAGCCGCGCTGCTGGCTGGACGACGACAGCCTCACCGCCGTCGAGGTCGGCTTCACCTGGCTCGCCGCGTCCGCGCAGGGGACCGGGGTGAACACCGAGTCCAAGTACCTGCTCTTCCGGCACGCGTTCGAGGAGTGGGGCGTTTCGAGGGTGGACCTGAAGACCGACGCCCGCAACCAGCGGTCGTGGGCCGCGATCCAGTCCGTGGGGGCCACGTTCGAGGGCGTCCTGCGGAACTGGTCGCCCTCGTGGGTGCCCGGTGAGGAGGGGCGGTTGCGGGATTCGGCGATCTTCTCCATTACGGGGGAGGAGTGGCCGGGTGTGCGGGGGCGCCTGGAGGCGCGGATGGGGGCTGCGTAG